In Neomonachus schauinslandi chromosome 6, ASM220157v2, whole genome shotgun sequence, a genomic segment contains:
- the LOC110589682 gene encoding 60S ribosomal protein L31-like, whose translation MAPTKKGGKMKKCCSAIDQVMTREYTTDIQRHIHGVSFKKRAHWALKEIWKFAMKEMGTPDVCIDTRFNKSVWAKGIRNVLNCIHVWLSRKHNEDEVSPNKLYTLAIYVPVTTFKNLQAVNVDEN comes from the coding sequence ATGGCACCCACAAAGAAGGGCGGCAAGATGAAGAAGTGCTGTTCTGCCATCGACCAGGTAATGACCAGAGAATACACCACTGACATTCAGAGGCACATTCATGGAGTGAGCTTCAAGAAGCGTGCCCATTGGGCACTCAAAGAGATCTGGAAATTTGCCATGAAGGAGATGGGAACTCCAGATGTGTGCATTGATACCAGGTTCAACAAATCTGTCTGggccaaaggaataaggaatgttCTAAACTGTATCCATGTGTGGTTGTCCAGAAAACATAACGAGGATGAAGTTTCACCAAACAAGCTCTATACATTGGCTATCTATGTACCTGTCACCACTTTCAAAAATCTACAGGCAGTTAATGTGGATGAGAACTAA